A single region of the Anaerostipes rhamnosivorans genome encodes:
- the rpsS gene encoding 30S ribosomal protein S19 → MARSLKKGPFADASLLKKVDAMNEAGDKNVIKTWSRRSTIFPSFVGHTIAVHDGRKHVPVYVTEDMVGHKLGEFVATRTFRGHTKAEKKSGIR, encoded by the coding sequence ATGGCTCGCTCACTGAAAAAAGGACCATTTGCGGATGCAAGCTTATTGAAAAAAGTTGATGCAATGAACGAAGCTGGAGACAAAAATGTCATTAAGACATGGTCCCGCCGTTCCACAATTTTCCCTTCCTTTGTAGGGCATACAATCGCTGTACATGACGGAAGAAAGCATGTACCTGTATATGTAACAGAGGATATGGTCGGACACAAGCTCGGAGAGTTTGTTGCGACAAGAACATTCCGTGGTCATACAAAAGCAGAGAAAAAATCAGGAATTAGATAA
- the rplW gene encoding 50S ribosomal protein L23, giving the protein MADIKYYDVILKPIVTEKSMNAMAEKKYTFLVHPSATKSQIKEAVEKMFEGTKVAKVNTMNYDGKTKRRGMTFGKTAKTKKAIVQLTEESADIEIFEGL; this is encoded by the coding sequence ATGGCAGACATCAAATATTATGACGTTATCTTAAAGCCGATTGTAACTGAAAAAAGTATGAATGCAATGGCAGAAAAAAAATACACTTTCTTAGTTCATCCATCTGCAACAAAATCTCAGATCAAAGAAGCAGTGGAAAAAATGTTCGAGGGAACAAAGGTTGCAAAAGTCAACACAATGAACTACGACGGAAAAACAAAAAGACGTGGAATGACTTTTGGTAAGACCGCTAAGACAAAGAAAGCGATCGTACAGTTGACAGAAGAAAGCGCAGATATTGAGATCTTCGAGGGGCTATAA
- the rplP gene encoding 50S ribosomal protein L16, which yields MLMPKRVKRRKQFRGSMRGKATRGNKITYGEFGIVATEPAWIRSNQIEAARVAMTRYIKRGGKVWIKIFPDKPVTAQPAETRMGKGKGNLEYWVAVVKPGRVMFEISGVSEEVAREALRLAVHKLPVKCKIVSREALEGGDNSEN from the coding sequence ATGTTAATGCCTAAGAGAGTAAAACGCCGTAAACAGTTCCGCGGAAGCATGCGCGGAAAAGCTACTCGCGGTAATAAGATCACTTACGGAGAATTCGGTATCGTGGCAACAGAGCCGGCTTGGATCAGATCCAACCAGATCGAGGCAGCCCGTGTCGCTATGACCCGTTACATCAAGCGTGGTGGTAAGGTTTGGATCAAGATTTTCCCTGATAAGCCAGTGACAGCACAGCCTGCTGAAACTCGAATGGGTAAAGGTAAAGGTAACTTGGAATACTGGGTAGCAGTTGTAAAACCAGGACGTGTTATGTTTGAGATTTCTGGTGTAAGCGAAGAAGTCGCAAGAGAAGCTTTACGTCTTGCTGTTCATAAACTACCTGTGAAGTGTAAAATTGTTTCTCGTGAAGCTTTAGAAGGCGGTGACAACAGTGAAAACTAA
- the rplE gene encoding 50S ribosomal protein L5, with protein sequence MSRLKEQYTGEIMDAMMKKFGYKNIMQVPKLEKIVINMGVGEAKENKKLLDAAVADLEMISGQKAIVTKARKSVANFKLREGMPIGCKVTLRGERMYEFADRLINLALPRVRDFRGVSQNSFDGRGNYALGIKEQLIFPEIEYDKVDKVRGMDVIFVTTANTDEEARELLTLFGMPFKK encoded by the coding sequence TTGAGTAGATTAAAAGAACAGTATACCGGTGAAATCATGGATGCCATGATGAAGAAATTTGGATATAAAAATATTATGCAGGTACCAAAGCTCGAAAAGATCGTGATCAACATGGGCGTTGGTGAAGCAAAAGAGAATAAGAAGCTCTTAGATGCTGCTGTTGCAGATCTTGAAATGATCTCTGGACAGAAAGCGATCGTGACCAAAGCAAGAAAATCTGTTGCAAACTTCAAGTTAAGAGAAGGAATGCCAATCGGATGTAAGGTTACATTAAGAGGCGAAAGAATGTATGAGTTTGCTGATCGTCTGATCAACCTGGCACTGCCTCGTGTACGTGACTTCAGGGGTGTAAGCCAGAACTCTTTTGATGGAAGAGGAAACTACGCATTAGGAATCAAAGAACAGTTAATTTTCCCGGAAATTGAATACGATAAAGTGGACAAAGTCAGAGGTATGGATGTAATTTTCGTTACAACAGCCAACACAGACGAAGAAGCTCGTGAATTATTAACCTTATTTGGTATGCCGTTTAAGAAATAG
- the rplC gene encoding 50S ribosomal protein L3, whose amino-acid sequence MKKAILTTKVGMTQIFNEDGVLTPVTVLQAGPCVVTQVKTEENDGYEAVQVGFADKKEKAANKPEKGHFDKAGVTPKKFVREFRFENASEYTVGQEIKADIFEAGDKIDATATSKGKGYAGGIKRHGLSTGPKTHGSKYHRHAGSNGMASDPSKVFKGKKMPGQMGSERVTIQNLEVVKVDAEKNIILVKGAVPGPKKSLVMLKESVKA is encoded by the coding sequence ATGAAAAAAGCGATTTTAACAACAAAAGTCGGAATGACTCAGATCTTTAATGAAGACGGAGTTTTAACACCGGTTACTGTACTGCAGGCTGGGCCTTGTGTCGTTACTCAGGTAAAGACAGAAGAAAATGATGGCTACGAAGCAGTTCAGGTTGGATTTGCAGACAAGAAAGAAAAAGCTGCGAACAAACCGGAAAAGGGACACTTCGACAAAGCAGGTGTTACACCGAAAAAATTCGTGAGAGAATTCAGATTTGAAAATGCTTCTGAATACACTGTAGGTCAGGAAATCAAAGCTGACATTTTCGAAGCAGGAGATAAAATCGATGCAACTGCTACATCCAAAGGTAAAGGATATGCAGGTGGTATCAAACGTCACGGTTTAAGTACTGGTCCTAAGACACATGGTTCTAAGTATCACCGTCATGCAGGTTCCAATGGTATGGCTTCTGATCCTAGCAAAGTTTTCAAAGGAAAGAAAATGCCAGGACAGATGGGTTCTGAAAGAGTTACCATCCAGAATCTTGAAGTAGTAAAGGTTGATGCAGAAAAAAACATTATTTTGGTAAAGGGTGCTGTACCAGGACCTAAGAAATCTTTAGTAATGTTAAAAGAATCAGTGAAGGCGTAG
- the rpsC gene encoding 30S ribosomal protein S3, with translation MGQKVNPHGLRVGIIKDWDSRWYAESDFADNLVEDDKIRKYVKKKLYNAGISRIEIERASDRVKLIVYTAKPGVVIGKGGSAIEELKKELQKMTDKKLLIDVKEVKRPDKDAQLVAENIAQQLENRISFRRAMKSCMQRTMRSGAQGIKTSVSGRLGGADMARTEFYSEGTIPLQTLRADIDYGFAEADTTYGKVGVKTWIYHGEVLPTKEKQEGGNK, from the coding sequence ATGGGACAGAAAGTTAATCCTCATGGTTTAAGAGTTGGTATTATCAAAGACTGGGATTCCAGATGGTATGCAGAAAGCGATTTTGCAGATAACCTGGTTGAAGATGATAAGATCAGAAAATATGTGAAGAAAAAATTATACAATGCCGGAATCTCCAGAATCGAAATCGAGAGAGCTTCTGACAGAGTAAAATTGATTGTTTATACAGCAAAACCTGGAGTAGTGATCGGAAAAGGCGGATCTGCCATTGAAGAACTCAAAAAAGAACTCCAGAAGATGACAGACAAGAAGCTGCTCATCGACGTAAAAGAAGTAAAAAGACCGGACAAAGACGCACAGTTAGTTGCAGAAAATATCGCACAGCAGTTAGAGAACCGTATCTCTTTCAGAAGAGCTATGAAGTCCTGTATGCAGAGAACGATGAGATCCGGAGCACAGGGAATCAAAACATCCGTATCCGGACGTTTAGGCGGAGCTGACATGGCCCGTACAGAATTCTACAGCGAGGGAACCATTCCTCTTCAGACACTCCGTGCTGACATCGATTATGGATTTGCAGAAGCAGACACAACTTATGGTAAAGTCGGAGTTAAGACTTGGATCTACCATGGTGAAGTTCTTCCGACGAAAGAAAAGCAGGAAGGGGGAAATAAATAA
- a CDS encoding nucleotidyltransferase family protein, which produces MDIIDTSGIKKIVFEEIRDLAEDYGVKKVILFGSRARGDYYEKSDIDLAVCGGDTNRFTLAVDEETSTLLMYDVVDLGLPVQQELKDKIFEEGVVIYEKV; this is translated from the coding sequence ATGGATATCATTGATACTAGTGGAATAAAGAAAATAGTATTTGAAGAGATCAGAGATCTGGCAGAAGATTACGGCGTTAAAAAGGTTATTTTATTCGGCTCCCGTGCCCGTGGGGATTACTACGAGAAAAGTGACATTGATCTGGCAGTGTGCGGCGGAGACACAAATCGGTTTACACTTGCAGTGGATGAGGAGACTTCTACTCTGTTGATGTATGATGTAGTGGATTTGGGCCTGCCGGTTCAACAGGAATTGAAAGATAAGATCTTTGAAGAAGGGGTAGTGATCTATGAAAAAGTTTGA
- the rpsH gene encoding 30S ribosomal protein S8, translating to MTMSDPIADMLTRIRNANTAKHDTVEIPASKMKTAIAEILLKEGFIKAFDIKEEGAYNNIVITLKYGQDKSEKIITGLKRISKPGLRVYANSEELPKVLGGLGVAIISTNKGVLTDKEARKEHVGGEVLAFVW from the coding sequence ATGACAATGAGCGATCCGATTGCAGATATGCTTACAAGAATCCGTAATGCGAATACTGCGAAACATGATACCGTAGAAATTCCTGCTTCTAAGATGAAGACAGCGATTGCTGAAATCCTTTTAAAGGAAGGGTTCATCAAAGCATTCGACATCAAAGAAGAGGGTGCATATAACAACATCGTTATCACATTAAAGTACGGCCAGGATAAGAGTGAAAAGATCATCACAGGTCTTAAGAGAATCTCTAAACCAGGACTTCGTGTATATGCGAACTCAGAAGAACTTCCTAAAGTATTAGGCGGTCTTGGAGTAGCTATTATTTCAACAAACAAAGGTGTGCTGACAGATAAAGAAGCAAGAAAAGAACACGTAGGCGGAGAAGTATTAGCCTTTGTTTGGTAG
- a CDS encoding type Z 30S ribosomal protein S14, whose protein sequence is MARKSMVLKQQRKQKFSTREYSRCRICGRPHAYLRKYGICRICFRELAYKGQIPGVKKASW, encoded by the coding sequence ATGGCTAGAAAGTCAATGGTATTAAAGCAACAGAGAAAACAGAAGTTTTCAACAAGAGAATATAGCCGTTGTAGGATTTGTGGACGTCCACATGCTTACTTAAGAAAATACGGAATCTGCAGAATCTGCTTCCGTGAGTTAGCGTACAAAGGACAGATTCCAGGCGTGAAAAAGGCCAGCTGGTAA
- the rplF gene encoding 50S ribosomal protein L6 has translation MSRIGRLPIDVPQGVEVKIEEGNKVTVKGPKGTLEKNLPVEMEIKLEDNQIVVSRPNDLKKMKSLHGLTRSLIANMVTGVSQGYEKKLEINGVGYRAQKKGKEITFNLGFSHPVAMTDPEGIETEMDGQNIIIVKGIDKEKVGQYAAEIRELRKPEPYKGKGIKYADEVIRRKVGKTGAK, from the coding sequence ATGTCTCGTATAGGTAGATTACCAATCGATGTTCCTCAGGGAGTTGAGGTTAAGATTGAAGAAGGAAACAAAGTGACTGTAAAGGGTCCTAAAGGAACACTGGAAAAGAATCTTCCAGTGGAGATGGAAATTAAATTAGAAGACAACCAGATTGTGGTATCCAGACCGAACGACTTAAAGAAGATGAAATCCTTACACGGACTCACCAGATCTTTGATCGCTAACATGGTGACTGGAGTGTCTCAGGGATATGAAAAGAAGCTTGAAATCAACGGTGTTGGTTACAGAGCTCAGAAAAAGGGAAAAGAGATTACTTTTAACCTTGGTTTTTCACATCCGGTAGCAATGACAGATCCAGAAGGAATCGAGACTGAAATGGATGGTCAGAATATCATTATCGTTAAAGGTATTGATAAAGAAAAAGTTGGACAGTACGCTGCGGAAATCAGAGAATTAAGAAAACCTGAACCTTACAAAGGAAAAGGTATCAAGTATGCTGATGAAGTTATCAGACGTAAAGTCGGTAAGACTGGTGCGAAGTAA
- the rplV gene encoding 50S ribosomal protein L22 — translation MAKKYSRSQYKKERNAQKDTRPSATLSNARVSVTKACFVLDAIRGKSVQEALGILLYNPRYASSLIEKLLKSAIANAENNNGMNPEDLYVAECYANKGPTMKRVKPRAQGRAYRIEHRMSHITVVLDER, via the coding sequence ATGGCTAAGAAATACAGCAGATCTCAGTACAAAAAAGAAAGAAATGCACAAAAAGATACGAGACCTAGCGCTACCTTATCCAACGCCAGAGTGTCAGTTACAAAGGCATGTTTCGTATTGGATGCGATCAGAGGTAAGAGCGTTCAGGAAGCACTTGGTATCTTGTTATATAACCCAAGATATGCATCAAGTTTAATTGAAAAATTATTAAAGTCTGCAATCGCCAACGCAGAAAATAATAATGGAATGAATCCGGAAGACCTTTATGTTGCAGAATGTTATGCAAACAAAGGACCAACAATGAAAAGAGTTAAACCTCGGGCACAGGGAAGGGCATACAGAATCGAACACCGTATGAGCCATATCACAGTTGTGCTTGACGAAAGATAG
- a CDS encoding HI0074 family nucleotidyltransferase substrate-binding subunit, whose amino-acid sequence MKKFENFCRAAENLEDIYKYKEPYDNVVLTGLVGLYEICFEQSWKAIEEVLYENGIKEAATGSPRSIIKLAYSVALIKDQEVWLEALVSRNNVAHAYNYAIAMDIVKKTKEKHVDMFGELREEMKENWI is encoded by the coding sequence ATGAAAAAGTTTGAAAACTTCTGCAGGGCGGCAGAGAATCTGGAAGATATATATAAATATAAAGAGCCATATGACAACGTTGTTCTCACTGGTTTGGTAGGACTCTATGAGATTTGTTTTGAACAGTCGTGGAAAGCAATCGAAGAAGTTCTATATGAAAATGGAATCAAAGAAGCGGCTACAGGTTCGCCACGCAGTATTATAAAACTGGCTTACAGTGTAGCACTGATAAAGGATCAAGAGGTGTGGCTGGAGGCGCTGGTCTCCAGAAATAATGTTGCTCATGCATACAATTATGCTATCGCCATGGACATTGTCAAGAAGACAAAAGAGAAGCATGTTGATATGTTTGGTGAACTGAGAGAAGAAATGAAAGAAAACTGGATTTAG
- the rpmC gene encoding 50S ribosomal protein L29, whose protein sequence is MKTKEFVKELNNKSIDELNKELVAAKKELFNLRFQNATNQLENTSRIKEVRRNIARIQGAITAKANA, encoded by the coding sequence GTGAAAACTAAAGAATTTGTAAAAGAGTTAAATAATAAATCTATCGATGAATTAAACAAAGAGCTAGTAGCTGCGAAAAAAGAATTATTCAACTTAAGATTCCAGAATGCAACAAATCAACTTGAGAACACAAGCAGAATCAAAGAAGTTAGAAGAAACATCGCTCGTATCCAGGGAGCGATTACAGCAAAGGCTAACGCTTAA
- a CDS encoding aldo/keto reductase, with the protein MIPTRRLSNGIEMPYLGFGTWKLKGEECSRLVEYALKTGYTAIDTAQVYVNEEAVGEGIRRSGKKRDEFFVTSKVRNRFQGYDHTLYAVEASLKRFGLEQLDLFLVHWPGEDMYVPTWKALVRMYEEGLLRAVGASNFFPEHLEVCAQETGIMPMVNQIELHPYLQQHEILDYCSEHDIFPVAWSPLMAGGESRKDAKTVKQEDIAEPVENPMKDPVIVQIAKNHKKTPAQVILHWHVQNGFGVVPKSSNEERIRQNMEIFDFELSDEEMKQMQKLTDRQYRVGDDPRTYRFPLLDEMIAAGNEPERDRFGNYM; encoded by the coding sequence ATGATACCAACAAGAAGGCTGAGTAATGGGATTGAAATGCCGTATTTGGGATTCGGAACATGGAAGCTTAAGGGGGAAGAATGCTCCCGTCTGGTAGAGTATGCATTGAAAACAGGCTATACGGCCATTGATACAGCGCAGGTTTATGTAAACGAGGAGGCAGTGGGAGAGGGTATCCGCCGCTCCGGAAAGAAAAGAGATGAGTTCTTTGTCACATCCAAGGTCAGAAACCGTTTCCAGGGTTATGATCATACTCTCTATGCAGTAGAAGCGTCTCTTAAAAGGTTTGGTCTGGAGCAGCTGGACTTGTTTTTAGTCCACTGGCCAGGAGAAGATATGTATGTTCCAACATGGAAGGCCCTGGTCCGCATGTATGAGGAAGGGCTGCTTCGCGCAGTGGGCGCCAGTAACTTTTTCCCTGAGCACTTAGAGGTGTGCGCCCAGGAGACAGGAATTATGCCTATGGTAAATCAAATTGAGCTGCATCCATATCTTCAACAGCATGAGATATTGGATTATTGTAGTGAGCATGATATTTTTCCAGTTGCATGGAGTCCTCTGATGGCGGGAGGAGAGAGCCGGAAGGATGCAAAGACGGTAAAACAGGAGGATATTGCAGAACCTGTAGAAAACCCTATGAAGGACCCGGTGATCGTTCAGATTGCTAAGAACCATAAAAAGACACCGGCCCAGGTGATCCTTCATTGGCATGTGCAGAACGGATTCGGTGTGGTACCGAAGTCCTCAAATGAGGAACGAATCCGGCAGAACATGGAGATTTTTGATTTTGAACTTTCTGATGAAGAAATGAAGCAGATGCAGAAGCTTACGGACAGACAGTACCGTGTAGGAGACGATCCGAGGACTTACCGTTTTCCGCTGCTGGATGAGATGATTGCAGCGGGAAATGAACCAGAGAGAGACAGGTTCGGGAATTACATGTAA
- the rplD gene encoding 50S ribosomal protein L4 gives MAEVSVLNMEGNEVEKLNLNDSIFGVEINEHLVHLAVVSQLANNRQGTQSAKTRSEVRGGGRKPWRQKGTGHARQGSIRAPQWTGGGVVFAPKPREYSKKLNKKERRLALKSALTSRVNENKFIVVDEFKFEDVKTKNVANMLNNLNVKKALVIMGDKNDNLILSARNIPGVKTALTSTINVYDILKYDTVVVSKEAVANIEEVYA, from the coding sequence ATGGCAGAAGTATCTGTGTTAAACATGGAAGGAAATGAAGTTGAGAAATTAAATCTTAACGACAGCATCTTCGGTGTTGAAATAAATGAGCATTTAGTGCATTTGGCAGTTGTAAGCCAGTTAGCAAATAACCGTCAGGGTACACAGAGCGCGAAGACACGTTCAGAAGTACGCGGCGGCGGAAGAAAACCTTGGAGACAGAAAGGTACCGGTCATGCAAGACAGGGATCTATCAGAGCTCCACAGTGGACAGGCGGAGGAGTTGTATTTGCTCCGAAACCAAGAGAATATTCTAAGAAGTTAAATAAGAAAGAAAGAAGATTAGCGTTAAAATCTGCTTTAACTTCCAGAGTGAATGAAAATAAGTTCATCGTAGTAGATGAGTTCAAATTTGAAGATGTAAAGACAAAGAATGTTGCAAACATGTTAAACAACTTAAATGTAAAAAAAGCATTGGTTATCATGGGAGATAAGAACGACAACTTAATCTTATCCGCAAGAAACATTCCTGGAGTAAAAACTGCCCTTACAAGCACAATCAATGTGTATGATATCTTAAAGTATGATACCGTTGTTGTTTCCAAAGAAGCAGTAGCAAATATCGAGGAGGTGTACGCATAA
- the rplX gene encoding 50S ribosomal protein L24, translating to MSGIRIKKGDLVKVIAGKDKGKEGKVVAINHKKNTVIVEGANMLTKHTKPSVQNQQGGIVTEEGPIHISNVMFVHNGKATKIGYKVEDGKKVRVAKASGEVID from the coding sequence GTGTCAGGAATTAGAATTAAAAAAGGCGATCTTGTGAAAGTCATCGCTGGAAAAGATAAGGGTAAAGAAGGCAAAGTTGTTGCAATCAACCACAAGAAGAATACTGTTATCGTTGAAGGTGCTAATATGCTCACAAAACATACAAAACCTAGCGTACAGAACCAGCAGGGTGGAATTGTAACAGAGGAAGGCCCGATTCATATTTCCAATGTGATGTTCGTGCATAACGGAAAAGCTACAAAGATCGGTTACAAAGTAGAAGATGGTAAAAAAGTCCGCGTTGCCAAAGCAAGCGGAGAAGTGATTGACTAA
- the rpsJ gene encoding 30S ribosomal protein S10, which translates to MAASQVMRITLKAYDHQLIDASAKSIIETVKKTGSKVSGPVPMPTKKEVVTIIRAVHKYKDSREQFEQRTHKRLIDIITPTQKTVDALSKLEVPAGVYIDIKMKTK; encoded by the coding sequence ATGGCAGCAAGTCAAGTAATGAGAATTACATTAAAAGCGTATGATCATCAATTAATCGATGCATCAGCAAAGAGTATCATCGAAACAGTGAAGAAAACAGGATCTAAGGTGAGCGGACCGGTACCGATGCCGACAAAGAAGGAAGTAGTTACCATCATCCGTGCCGTACACAAGTACAAAGATTCCAGAGAGCAGTTCGAGCAGAGAACTCACAAGAGATTGATTGACATCATCACACCAACACAGAAGACAGTCGATGCGTTATCTAAATTAGAAGTACCGGCTGGTGTTTACATCGATATTAAGATGAAAACCAAATAG
- the dhaL gene encoding dihydroxyacetone kinase subunit DhaL, with product MTSFKNAEAGLIVDQLIKTIQEQRDYLSEIDGKIGDGDHGINMNKGFTMCEEKLSHMTYNLSEALSTLGETLLDDIGGSMGPLYGMLFDEMAMACEDAEDIDAEVFGEMLVNAVEGIQEISPAKVGDKSLIDTLVPAKEAFIAAKEEGKEFVQCLEAMNDAAEKGWQSTKDLVAKIGRASRLGERSRGVLDAGATSCYFIVTGIGKAAIGLLK from the coding sequence ATGACTAGTTTTAAAAATGCCGAAGCAGGTTTGATCGTTGACCAGCTGATCAAGACTATCCAGGAACAGAGAGATTATCTGAGTGAGATTGACGGTAAGATCGGGGATGGGGACCACGGTATTAACATGAATAAAGGCTTTACAATGTGTGAAGAAAAGTTAAGCCATATGACATATAATCTGAGTGAAGCTTTGTCAACCCTTGGTGAGACATTGTTAGACGACATCGGAGGTTCTATGGGACCGCTGTACGGCATGCTGTTTGATGAAATGGCCATGGCCTGCGAAGACGCAGAAGATATAGACGCAGAAGTCTTCGGTGAGATGCTGGTCAATGCGGTAGAGGGTATCCAGGAGATCAGTCCGGCAAAAGTCGGAGATAAATCACTGATTGATACCCTGGTCCCTGCCAAGGAAGCCTTTATCGCGGCAAAAGAAGAAGGAAAAGAATTTGTACAGTGTCTGGAAGCAATGAATGATGCGGCCGAAAAGGGATGGCAGTCAACAAAGGATCTTGTGGCAAAGATCGGCCGGGCAAGCCGGCTGGGAGAGCGCTCCAGAGGTGTTCTGGACGCAGGTGCCACCAGCTGTTACTTCATTGTGACGGGTATCGGAAAAGCAGCAATCGGGCTGCTCAAATAA
- the rpsQ gene encoding 30S ribosomal protein S17, which translates to MERNLRKTRVGKVVSDKMDKTIVVAIEDNVKHPLYKKIVKRTYKLKAHDENNECRIGDRVKVMETRPLSKDKRWRLVEVVEKAK; encoded by the coding sequence GTGGAAAGAAATTTAAGAAAAACCCGTGTCGGGAAAGTTGTAAGCGATAAAATGGATAAGACAATCGTAGTTGCGATCGAAGATAACGTAAAACATCCATTATATAAGAAAATCGTAAAGAGAACTTACAAGTTAAAAGCTCATGACGAAAATAATGAATGCCGTATTGGAGACAGAGTAAAAGTTATGGAAACAAGACCTCTCTCTAAGGATAAGAGATGGAGACTTGTGGAAGTAGTCGAAAAAGCGAAATAG
- the rplB gene encoding 50S ribosomal protein L2 gives MGIKTYNPYTPSRRHMTGLDFTEVTKTTPEKSLTTSLKKTAGRNNQGKITVRHRGGGVRRKYRIIDFKRRKDGIPATVTAIEYDPNRTANIALLTYADGEKAYIIAPNKLAVGATVMNGPDAEIKVGNCLPMANIPVGTEIHNIEMYPGKGGQLVRSAGNSAQLMAKEGKYATLRLPSGEMRMVPVVCRATIGQVGNIEHDLVNIGKAGRKRHMGFRPTVRGSVMNPNDHPHGGGEGKTGIGRPGPCTPWGKPALGLKTRKKHKQSNKMIIRRRDGKNVK, from the coding sequence ATGGGAATCAAGACATATAACCCATATACACCTTCCAGAAGACATATGACCGGGTTAGATTTTACAGAAGTGACTAAGACCACTCCTGAAAAATCTCTGACAACTTCTTTAAAGAAGACAGCCGGACGTAATAATCAGGGTAAAATTACAGTAAGACACCGCGGAGGCGGAGTCAGAAGAAAATATAGAATCATCGACTTCAAGAGAAGAAAAGATGGTATTCCGGCAACCGTAACAGCCATCGAATACGATCCGAACAGAACAGCAAACATCGCATTATTGACTTATGCAGATGGTGAAAAAGCTTATATTATCGCACCGAACAAATTAGCTGTAGGCGCTACAGTTATGAACGGTCCGGATGCTGAAATCAAAGTTGGAAACTGCTTACCTATGGCAAACATTCCGGTTGGTACAGAAATCCACAACATTGAGATGTATCCTGGAAAAGGCGGACAGTTAGTTCGTTCCGCAGGTAACTCCGCTCAGCTTATGGCGAAAGAAGGAAAGTATGCAACCCTTCGTCTTCCGTCAGGAGAGATGAGAATGGTACCTGTTGTGTGCAGAGCTACCATCGGCCAGGTTGGAAACATCGAACATGACCTCGTAAACATCGGTAAAGCGGGACGTAAACGCCATATGGGATTCCGTCCTACAGTCCGCGGTTCTGTTATGAACCCTAATGACCATCCGCACGGTGGTGGTGAAGGAAAGACTGGAATCGGCCGTCCGGGTCCGTGTACACCTTGGGGTAAACCGGCACTTGGTTTGAAGACACGTAAGAAACATAAACAGTCTAACAAGATGATCATTAGAAGAAGAGACGGTAAAAACGTTAAATAG
- the rplN gene encoding 50S ribosomal protein L14, translating to MIQQESRLRVADNTGAKEILCIRVLGGSTRRYANIGDVIVATVKDATPGGVVKKGDVVRAVVVRTKKGARRKDGSYIRFDENAAVIIKEDMNPRGTRIFGPVARELRDKKFMKIVSLAPEVL from the coding sequence ATGATTCAACAGGAGTCAAGACTTAGAGTGGCTGACAACACTGGAGCAAAAGAAATCCTTTGCATCAGAGTGTTAGGTGGATCCACTAGAAGATATGCTAACATCGGCGATGTTATTGTAGCTACGGTCAAAGATGCAACACCAGGTGGCGTTGTAAAAAAGGGTGATGTAGTAAGAGCCGTTGTTGTTCGTACGAAAAAAGGTGCCCGCCGTAAAGACGGATCTTATATTAGATTTGATGAGAACGCTGCAGTTATTATCAAAGAGGATATGAACCCAAGAGGAACTCGTATCTTTGGACCAGTGGCAAGAGAGCTCAGAGACAAAAAATTCATGAAGATTGTTTCATTAGCACCAGAAGTATTATAA